In the genome of Natronorubrum daqingense, the window TAGCAGCGCCGGCAGTGACCTTGACTTAACCATCGAGGGTGGGGCAAATATAGATGAGATTAGTGGCGAGATCGAACTTGATGCAGAATCAACGCTTGATAATTAAATAGCAAAACGAAATAAGGTCTATATCTTGATACAAACATATTCTATTAATGGGGTACAGTCTATACAAATATAGAATGTCGTTGGTGTTAGCGACTCGAAATAGTCAACTTAAACAATCGAGAACAGATGTGCCACTATAACTGCCAGTAAAGCTACTTAAGGAAACTGGCTATAATTTTCCTTCTATGGGATCAAAGACTCATCACCCCGTTGTATTCGGTCTACTCGGAGTGATGATTCTATTTGGTCTCACAATAGGAAGCGTTTCAGCAGTTACCATGCTGACTGATGATGGAGCGACTATAGAATCTGTTAGTGGTGACATAGGTGTCACCGTAAGTTCATCGGTAGATGAGGACAACACATCAGTTGAATTGAATGAAACAGATGATAATGACGACGATGACGACGGCAGCGGAGGCGGCATCTCCCTCCCCCCACCCGACTCCGGTGGAGACTCCTCGGACGACCTAATCGGCTCCACACCAAGCGGCGTCATTACCCAAGAGTCCGAATCCGGCACGGTCTCCCAGACGGAGCCGACGACGTTCGTCCAGACGGCCGTCGAATCGCTCGAGTTCGAGGACCCGGATCCGTCGTGGTCGGTGGCGGCTCGAGACCTGAATCAGGAGCCAGCGACGAACGGGGACGCGCCGGGTGAGACCCTCGGGGTCAGCATGGTCAGCGTCTCCGATAGTGCTGTCGGGGAATCCACGACGATGGAGTTTGCGCTCGATCCGGCCACCCTCGAGGGCGTCAGTGACAGTGCCAGTGCAAGCGAGGTCCGAATCTTCGCCGCGACGGACGACGGCTGGGAGCCACTCGGCACGTCCGTCGTCGAGGAGGGCGAGGGTGGAAGCGATCACCTCCTCGAGACCGAGACGTCCGCGGCGGAAAACGGCGTCTACGCCGTCAGTCACACCGGCCAACCGACGGCTGCCATCGACCTCGCAACCGAGACGGTCGCGGCCGGGGAGGACCTCGAGTTCTCGGCCGACGCGTCGATCGACAGCGACTACGACCTCGAGTCCTTCGAGTGGACGATCGACGACACGGAGTTCGAGGGCGAGACGGCAGTGGAGTCGATCGACGAACCCGGCGAGTACACGGTCTGGCTGACGGTCACGAACGAAGCCGGCGAGACCGACTCCACGTCGTCGACGCTGACCGTCGACGCCGCGGACGACGAGGCGGACGACGACGGGATTCCGGCCGGTGGCCCCGTCCTCGTCGCCCTCGCCGCCGTCGTCACCGCGCTCGTCGCACGCGCGAGGAACTGGCTTCGCAATGAGGCCAGCTAATCGGACTCGAGATTACCGCTCGAGACGGCGATTCGCAGCCATCGAGTCGGTGACTCGAGGTCCATCGGCCGCACAAACTATTCGTACCACTTTGGGAACGTATTTTCACTGAGTAGTTTCGTTGGATGATACTCTCGTTTAGAATAATAATATTCTCGATACCTTTTTACTGGTCACAATCTTGTGTCCGGCCACGGTGAGTACTCTATCAAGCCGGCTCCCCGACGAGATCCGGCGGTCGTATTCGCGGAAAATGCTCGTCCTCTTTGCAGTCATTATTCTCTGTATCACCTCGATCGGCGGGGTAATCTACCTGCAAACGGGCAGTGCACTCGAGGCCGAAACGGCGGATGAACTCGAGCAGTCGACGCAACTCCAATCGAACGTGTTGGCCGAGAGCATCGATCGGTACCAACATCACGTGCGGACGCTGGCCGAGTCCAACGTGATCAACAGCGGCACGGACGGCGAGATCGAGTTGACTCTCGAGAGCGAGGTCTCCTCGGCCCCGGATAGCGTCGTCGCCGCCCACTACATCGAGACGGACGACTACGAGGTCCTCATTAGTAGCGACGACGAGGCCGAAGGCGTCAGCTTCGCGGACGAGGGCGTCGACTGGGCGACAGACGACACGCTCCACGACGGCCAGTCGGGAATCCACCTCACGGACCCGTACGACGATCCAGTGACCGATAACGCCTCGATCGCGATCACGAGTTCGGTCCCCGAGGACTCCGATCGCGGGGTCGTCTTCGTCATCGATCAGGACGACCACGCGAGCGAACTCGCCTCGCCGTCGCTCGAGGACGACGCATTCACCCAGATCGTCAACGAGGATGGCGAGGTCGTCATGAGCCACGACGACGAGGCCGCGACGGACGAACACCACGCGGTCGACGACGAGGACGATCCGCGTGCGACCGCAATCGAGAGCGGACTCGAGGGCGAAACCGGCTACCTCGAGTCCGACGTCGGCGGCAGCGAGATGGCCCTCGGCTACGCGCCGGTCGACGGAACGGACTGGGTCATCATGGCCCACACGCCGATGGACGCGGCCTACGACCTCCACCAGAGCGTCACGCGTTCGGTGATCGCGCTCGTGCTCGTCTCGTTGCTCGGCCTGGGAACGATCGGCGTCGTCGTCGGCCGAAACATGTCTCGGTCGCTGAACGAACTCACGGCCAAAACGCGGGAAGTCGAGCAAGGGAACCTCGAGACGGAACTCGAGTCGGATCGAATCGACGAAATCGGCGAGTTGTACGCCGCGTTCCGGAGTATGCGCGACTCGTTGCGAGAAACGCTTCACGAGGTCAACACGGCGAAAAAGCGAGCGGAGCGCCGAGAGCAGACGCTCGAGGTGCTGGTCGAACAACTCGAGCAGGAAGCGAGCGACGTGATGAAGCAGGCAGCCGAGGGCGACCTCACGCAGCGAATGGACGTCGAGGAAGGCAACGAGGCCATCGAGCAGGTCGCCGCCGAGTACAACGAGATGATCGAGCGGATCGAGACGACGATCGACGATCCGAAACGGTTCGCGGGCGACGTCGCCTCCCACAGCGAGCAGGTCACGGCGAACGTCGAGGAGGTCCAGGCCGCGAGCGAGCAGGTGTCGACGGCCGTCCAGGACATCTCCTCGCACATCGATCACCAACACACGATGTTCCGCTCCGCGGCCGGGGAGATGGCCGAAATCGAACAGATGGCCGACGACATCGCGTCGCTGTCCGAATCGGTGAGCCACTCGGCGACGCAAACGGCGGCGGCCGGAGAGGAGGGGCGCTCGACGGCCCGTAATGCGAAGGAGGCAATGTCTCGCATCGACGAGGAATCCAAACAAACCCTACGAGAGATCGAGAAACTCGAGCAACAGATGGCCGAAATCGAGGAGATCGTCGACATGATCTCCGAGCACGCGGCACAAACGGACCTCCTCGCCTTGAGTGCGAACATCGAGGCGTCGAGACAGACGACGGAGACGACGGAGTTCGGAACCGTCGCGGCTGAGGTCAAAGAACTGGCCAGGGAGACGAAAGAGTCCGCCGCCGAAATCGACACGATCATCGCCTCTCTCGAGTCGCAACTCGAGCGGACGACTAGGGAGGTCGAGACGACGCGAAGCGAGATTGACGAGAGCAAGGCGGTGATCGAAGAGACCGTCGACACTCTCGAGAGCATCGCGACGTACACGACCTCGACCTCGAGTGGCGTTCAACAGATCGCGTCGCTCAGCCAGCAACAGTCCGACTCGACCCAGGACGCCAGGCAGTTGATCACGAACGCGACGGAACTGAGCGAGCAGGTGACGGCGGAGACGGAGACGGTCGCCGCTGCGACCGAAGAGCAGACGAGTTCGCTCGAGGAGGTCACCACGAGCGCGAATCAACTCGCGAGCGAGGCCCAGTCGCTTCACACCACGCTCGATTACTTCGAGACCGCGGCGGACGACGAACCGGACCACCACTTCAAGTTCTCACACGGCACGCTCGAGGAGTAGTCCCTCGAGCGCGACAGTTTCGGAGCGGACGTCGATCTGTCGACGAGCGTCTTGACCCCATATTCGAATTTGCCCGCCAACAGGTTTGTCCGTGCGGACGGCCTCCAAGCGGCTATGAGCGAGGGAACGCTCGCGGACACCTACGTCGCCGCGATCCAACACGACCTCGCGTCGCTACCCGCGGAGGCGACGCTCGTCGGCGTCGTTCGCCAGCCGACGTCGTGGTTCCACGCCGCCGTCGACGAGAACTATCCCGAACTCGGGCCGCCAGCGGACCTCCTCGAGTCGTTTCAGTCGACCGTCGAGGACTACAAAATGCGCGGCCTCTGCGAGGAGGGAGCCCACAACGCCGCCTGGGAGGAAGTCGACTT includes:
- a CDS encoding methyl-accepting chemotaxis protein; this encodes MSTLSSRLPDEIRRSYSRKMLVLFAVIILCITSIGGVIYLQTGSALEAETADELEQSTQLQSNVLAESIDRYQHHVRTLAESNVINSGTDGEIELTLESEVSSAPDSVVAAHYIETDDYEVLISSDDEAEGVSFADEGVDWATDDTLHDGQSGIHLTDPYDDPVTDNASIAITSSVPEDSDRGVVFVIDQDDHASELASPSLEDDAFTQIVNEDGEVVMSHDDEAATDEHHAVDDEDDPRATAIESGLEGETGYLESDVGGSEMALGYAPVDGTDWVIMAHTPMDAAYDLHQSVTRSVIALVLVSLLGLGTIGVVVGRNMSRSLNELTAKTREVEQGNLETELESDRIDEIGELYAAFRSMRDSLRETLHEVNTAKKRAERREQTLEVLVEQLEQEASDVMKQAAEGDLTQRMDVEEGNEAIEQVAAEYNEMIERIETTIDDPKRFAGDVASHSEQVTANVEEVQAASEQVSTAVQDISSHIDHQHTMFRSAAGEMAEIEQMADDIASLSESVSHSATQTAAAGEEGRSTARNAKEAMSRIDEESKQTLREIEKLEQQMAEIEEIVDMISEHAAQTDLLALSANIEASRQTTETTEFGTVAAEVKELARETKESAAEIDTIIASLESQLERTTREVETTRSEIDESKAVIEETVDTLESIATYTTSTSSGVQQIASLSQQQSDSTQDARQLITNATELSEQVTAETETVAAATEEQTSSLEEVTTSANQLASEAQSLHTTLDYFETAADDEPDHHFKFSHGTLEE
- a CDS encoding PKD domain-containing protein, which translates into the protein MNETDDNDDDDDGSGGGISLPPPDSGGDSSDDLIGSTPSGVITQESESGTVSQTEPTTFVQTAVESLEFEDPDPSWSVAARDLNQEPATNGDAPGETLGVSMVSVSDSAVGESTTMEFALDPATLEGVSDSASASEVRIFAATDDGWEPLGTSVVEEGEGGSDHLLETETSAAENGVYAVSHTGQPTAAIDLATETVAAGEDLEFSADASIDSDYDLESFEWTIDDTEFEGETAVESIDEPGEYTVWLTVTNEAGETDSTSSTLTVDAADDEADDDGIPAGGPVLVALAAVVTALVARARNWLRNEAS
- a CDS encoding DUF488 family protein, N3 subclade, with product MSEGTLADTYVAAIQHDLASLPAEATLVGVVRQPTSWFHAAVDENYPELGPPADLLESFQSTVEDYKMRGLCEEGAHNAAWEEVDFEERYRSSLEDSSKAREARSDLETRLESGESIALVCFENTDSKRCHRTILHDVLEGDE